In Flavobacteriales bacterium, the DNA window GATATGGTCATGTTCAATGGGAACATCTATACGGTAGACAAAGAACAACCCGTTGCATCTGCCGTAGCCATATATCAAGGGAAAATACTTTATGTTGGAGCGAATGACACCGCAAAGGCGTTCATAGGAGATAGTACCCGTGTGATCGATCTTCAGGGAAAAACCATGACACCGGGTTTTATCGAAGGTCACGGT includes these proteins:
- a CDS encoding amidohydrolase — encoded protein: MKKLMSFSLMLLVLAGCNNHSDAPGERTMADMVMFNGNIYTVDKEQPVASAVAIYQGKILYVGANDTAKAFIGDSTRVIDLQGKTMTPGFIEGHG